In Hermetia illucens chromosome 5, iHerIll2.2.curated.20191125, whole genome shotgun sequence, a single window of DNA contains:
- the LOC119657339 gene encoding COA8 family protein CG14806, mitochondrial → MRLGLTLVRRANYRRCLPNTRWYSEKQTPTLGTTIKPDPHTAQHDYIGAPGKDSNIRPIIRHIPPNETPLGKRLRERRLEVESWNQDFWSRHNQRFYEEKEIFIKAYKAKGIDDISGDKMSVFYKHFLDKNRKIHIFYNISWYAKNLDLLLLSAQYGVQNLWRKLRRTNST, encoded by the exons ATGAGGTTAGGTCTGACGCTTGTTCGTAGAGCAAATTACCGAAGATGCCTCCCAAATACACGATGG TATTCGGAAAAACAAACTCCCACACTTGGCACAACCATCAAACCTGACCCACATACAGCTCAACATGATTACATCGGCGCTCCAGGCAAGGATTCGAATATTCGCCCGATTATTCGACACATTCCTCCCAATGAAACTCCACTAGGGAAACGGTTGCGAGAAAGACGATTGGAGgtggaatcgtggaatcaagacTTCTGGTCACGCCATAATCAACGATTTTATGAG GAAAAGGAAATATTCATCAAAGCATACAAAGCCAAAGGGATCGACGATATTTCCGGTGATAAAATGAGCGTGTTCTACAAACACTTTCTAGACAAGAACAGGAAGATTCACATTTTCTACAATATTTCTTGGTATGCCAAGAATTTGGATTTACTACTCTTGTCCGCGCAATACGGCGTCCAGAATTTGTGGAGAAAATTGAGAAGAACGAATTCGACCTAA